Proteins encoded within one genomic window of Amycolatopsis sp. 2-15:
- a CDS encoding SigB/SigF/SigG family RNA polymerase sigma factor, with translation MTTPAEGGETDVASLFDELAQLPDGSPRREVIRDRLVREHLELARNLARKFRNRDEAMDDLVQIATVGLIHAVDRYDPTQGTDFLAFAVPTISGELRHHFRDNSWSVRVPRRLKELNASISAAREELTVRLSRAPRPSEIAQHLGVPMEDVYEGLRAGQGRYGASLDNLLENSAHTRFGAPDANLSQAELREALRPMLESLPERERKIVALRFGSGMSQSDIARRVGVSQMQVSRLLASTLKKLRTGLVETDITEGT, from the coding sequence GTGACCACCCCCGCCGAAGGCGGCGAGACCGATGTGGCGTCGCTGTTCGACGAGCTGGCCCAACTGCCCGATGGCTCCCCGCGCCGCGAGGTGATCCGGGACAGACTGGTGCGCGAGCACCTGGAGCTCGCCCGCAACCTCGCGCGGAAGTTCCGCAACCGCGACGAGGCGATGGACGACCTGGTGCAGATCGCGACGGTCGGCCTGATCCACGCCGTCGACCGCTACGACCCGACGCAGGGCACCGACTTCCTGGCGTTCGCCGTTCCCACCATTTCGGGTGAACTGCGTCACCACTTCCGGGACAACAGCTGGTCGGTGCGGGTGCCGCGGCGGCTGAAGGAGCTCAACGCGTCCATCTCCGCCGCGCGCGAGGAGCTCACTGTGCGGCTCTCGCGCGCGCCGCGCCCGAGTGAGATCGCCCAGCACCTCGGCGTGCCGATGGAGGACGTCTACGAAGGCCTGCGCGCCGGCCAGGGCCGCTACGGCGCTTCGCTGGACAACCTGCTGGAGAACTCGGCGCACACGCGCTTCGGCGCGCCCGACGCGAACCTCAGCCAGGCGGAGCTGCGCGAGGCGCTGCGGCCGATGCTGGAGAGCCTGCCCGAGCGGGAGCGCAAGATCGTCGCGCTGCGGTTCGGGTCGGGGATGAGCCAGTCGGACATCGCGCGCCGTGTGGGCGTTTCGCAGATGCAGGTGTCGCGCCTGCTCGCGTCGACGCTGAAGAAACTGCGCACGGGACTGGTCGAGACGGACATCACCGAGGGCACCTGA
- a CDS encoding SEL1-like repeat protein produces the protein MSGRLRKWNSRVDDYLQRKAAEGGNVVAMTRLGAALRERGDQAEAETWFRRAAAGGDRIAMTALANLLAERGVLDEAERWYHEAAHAGEPRGMLGLGRAYERRARVEDAEYWFHEAAVTGDVDAMGALGHLLAERGRYDEAEDWCRRAASSGSTSAMIDVGIVMRERGRYSEATRWWREALSDGDLSATCLLGRQSERFGKLQDAESWYRQGATSGNVEATVRLGLLLHRRGDVDEAEAWYLDAAEAGDAAAMTNLGVLARNRGDEGEAAAWYRKAAEHGSIPALTNLGHLAEARDELAKAERFFRAAAETGDVQGMLSLARMLQARGSVEEADTWLSRAEESQGEHDRA, from the coding sequence ATGAGCGGGCGGCTGCGGAAGTGGAACTCGCGCGTCGACGACTACCTGCAGCGCAAGGCCGCGGAGGGCGGCAACGTCGTCGCGATGACACGCCTCGGAGCGGCGCTGCGCGAACGTGGCGACCAGGCGGAGGCCGAGACGTGGTTCCGCCGCGCCGCGGCCGGCGGCGACCGCATCGCGATGACGGCGTTGGCGAACCTCCTGGCCGAGCGTGGCGTGCTCGACGAGGCCGAACGCTGGTACCACGAGGCCGCCCACGCCGGCGAGCCGCGCGGGATGCTGGGGCTCGGGCGCGCGTACGAACGGCGCGCCCGCGTCGAGGACGCCGAGTACTGGTTCCACGAGGCCGCCGTGACCGGTGACGTCGACGCGATGGGCGCGCTCGGGCACCTGCTCGCCGAACGCGGCCGCTACGACGAGGCCGAGGACTGGTGCCGCCGCGCCGCGAGCTCCGGCAGCACGTCCGCGATGATCGACGTCGGCATCGTCATGCGCGAACGCGGCCGCTACAGCGAGGCCACGCGCTGGTGGCGCGAGGCCCTCTCCGACGGCGATCTCTCGGCGACGTGCCTGCTCGGCCGCCAGTCCGAACGCTTCGGCAAGCTCCAGGACGCCGAATCCTGGTACCGCCAGGGCGCGACCTCCGGCAACGTCGAGGCCACCGTCCGCCTCGGCCTGCTCCTGCACCGCCGCGGCGACGTCGACGAGGCCGAGGCTTGGTACCTCGACGCGGCCGAAGCCGGCGACGCCGCCGCGATGACCAACCTCGGCGTCCTGGCCCGCAACCGCGGCGACGAGGGCGAAGCCGCGGCCTGGTACCGCAAGGCGGCGGAGCACGGCAGCATCCCGGCGCTGACGAACCTCGGGCACCTCGCGGAGGCGCGCGACGAGCTCGCGAAGGCAGAGCGGTTTTTCCGCGCGGCGGCCGAGACCGGGGATGTGCAGGGGATGTTGAGCTTGGCGCGGATGTTGCAGGCGCGGGGGTCGGTGGAGGAGGCGGATACGTGGTTGTCGCGGGCGGAGGAGTCTCAGGGGGAGCATGACCGCGCTTGA
- a CDS encoding HNH endonuclease family protein, producing the protein MARTFPTQRILLVVVVLVVAVAGIWYAGRQSGAEPTGTSPTGAAPADVTQQLAELKISTRTSMSGYSRDKFPHWDNQGHNCNTRELVLKRDGKDVKAGTDCNPTSGTWFSVYDAETWTKPGDVDIDHMVPLGQAWASGARDWPESKREQFANDLTRPQLFAVTDNLNQQKGDKAPDEWKPPLVSFWCTYATDWVTVKHFYGLTITTGEKTALQDMLRRCPAAS; encoded by the coding sequence ATGGCCCGGACGTTTCCCACCCAGCGGATCCTGCTGGTGGTCGTGGTTCTCGTGGTGGCCGTCGCCGGGATCTGGTACGCCGGACGGCAAAGCGGCGCCGAGCCCACGGGCACCTCACCCACGGGTGCCGCACCCGCCGACGTCACGCAGCAGCTGGCGGAGCTGAAAATCTCGACGCGCACGTCGATGTCCGGCTACTCCCGTGACAAATTCCCGCACTGGGACAACCAAGGGCACAACTGCAACACGCGCGAGCTCGTGCTCAAGCGCGACGGCAAGGACGTCAAGGCCGGCACCGACTGCAACCCGACGTCCGGCACCTGGTTCAGCGTCTACGACGCCGAGACCTGGACCAAACCCGGCGACGTCGACATCGACCACATGGTGCCCCTCGGCCAGGCCTGGGCCAGCGGCGCGCGCGACTGGCCGGAGTCCAAACGCGAGCAGTTCGCCAACGACCTCACGCGCCCCCAGCTCTTCGCCGTGACGGACAACCTCAACCAGCAGAAGGGCGACAAGGCCCCCGACGAGTGGAAGCCGCCGCTGGTGTCGTTCTGGTGCACCTACGCGACGGACTGGGTGACCGTGAAGCACTTCTACGGCCTCACCATCACGACGGGGGAGAAGACGGCGTTGCAGGACATGCTGCGCCGCTGCCCGGCCGCCAGCTGA
- a CDS encoding 3D domain-containing protein: MKLRALTAAVLALGALVTVPVATASAATLPACQHFYSGPIPDRPVSGGHGPGSLVGAVNVGNRLPAPTGVTGGLGSDGKVTFTFSRVPGAKAYRAFRNGQALQWISDWGQPTLQVTDASPCQNANYQLYAMTAEDNSPGSLGQISTAYRVNSANKLAPYALAKGMTLNYRVTAYNDIAQTALGYQAGPGFCAVDARNIPWGTRISVPGYGHCYAADIGSWIKDDILDVWLPGNQANDWGVQRLTLTVE; this comes from the coding sequence GTGAAACTCAGAGCCCTCACCGCTGCCGTGCTCGCGCTCGGCGCGCTCGTCACCGTCCCCGTCGCGACGGCCAGCGCCGCGACTTTGCCCGCGTGCCAGCACTTCTACAGCGGTCCGATCCCCGACCGTCCCGTCTCCGGCGGACACGGACCCGGCTCACTCGTCGGCGCGGTCAACGTCGGCAACCGCCTGCCCGCACCCACCGGCGTCACCGGCGGGCTCGGCAGCGACGGCAAGGTCACCTTCACGTTCTCCCGCGTGCCGGGCGCCAAGGCCTACCGCGCGTTCCGCAACGGCCAGGCCCTGCAGTGGATCAGCGACTGGGGCCAGCCGACGCTCCAGGTCACCGACGCGAGCCCCTGCCAGAACGCCAACTACCAGCTCTACGCCATGACCGCCGAGGACAACTCGCCCGGCTCGCTCGGCCAGATTTCCACTGCCTACCGCGTGAACTCGGCCAACAAGCTCGCGCCGTACGCCCTCGCCAAGGGCATGACGCTCAACTACCGCGTCACCGCCTACAACGACATCGCCCAGACCGCCCTCGGCTACCAGGCCGGCCCGGGCTTCTGCGCCGTCGACGCCCGCAACATCCCTTGGGGCACCAGGATTTCCGTCCCGGGCTACGGCCACTGCTACGCGGCCGACATCGGCAGCTGGATCAAGGATGACATCCTCGACGTCTGGCTCCCGGGCAACCAGGCCAACGACTGGGGCGTGCAGCGCCTGACGCTCACCGTCGAATAA
- a CDS encoding WhiB family transcriptional regulator has translation MADVSRLPNVVAEEWEWQLQGSCRGADSSLFFHTDNERGSARERRESRAKAICQTCPVLAQCRKHAMTVQEPYGIWGGLGEIERRELFMRERRNAKRDPLSA, from the coding sequence ATGGCTGACGTGAGCCGGCTGCCCAACGTGGTCGCCGAGGAGTGGGAGTGGCAGCTGCAGGGTTCCTGCCGTGGCGCGGACAGCAGCCTGTTCTTCCACACCGACAACGAGCGTGGGTCCGCACGCGAGCGTCGTGAGTCGCGCGCCAAGGCGATCTGCCAGACCTGCCCCGTGCTGGCGCAGTGCCGCAAGCACGCCATGACGGTACAGGAGCCGTATGGCATCTGGGGCGGCCTCGGCGAGATCGAGCGCCGCGAGCTGTTCATGCGTGAACGCCGCAACGCCAAGCGCGATCCGTTGTCGGCCTGA
- a CDS encoding aldo/keto reductase, which translates to METRKITRLGREVSAVGLGCWQLGADWGNVDESDAMGVLHAAADEGVTFFDTADVYGDGRSETLVGRFRRERGDGVFVATKMGRRAEQVPETYVEKNFREWNDRSRRNLGMDTLDLVQLHCPPTAVYSSDAVYDALDRMVDEGRIKAYGVSVETCDEALTALSRPNVASVQIILNALRLKPLERVLPTAVETGAGIIARVPLASGLLSGRYTAATTFGADDHRNFNRHGEAFDVGETFSGVPFEVGLEAVERLRGLVPEGQTFAQFALRWILDQLGVSVVIPGARNAEQARGNTVAAGLAPLPEESAAGVRATYDELIRPLVHDKW; encoded by the coding sequence ATGGAGACTCGCAAGATCACCCGGCTGGGGCGTGAGGTGTCCGCCGTCGGCCTCGGGTGCTGGCAGCTCGGCGCCGATTGGGGCAACGTCGACGAATCCGATGCCATGGGCGTGCTGCACGCGGCGGCCGACGAGGGCGTCACCTTCTTCGACACCGCCGACGTCTACGGCGACGGCCGCAGCGAGACGCTGGTCGGCCGCTTCCGCCGCGAACGTGGTGACGGCGTGTTCGTGGCCACGAAGATGGGCCGCCGGGCCGAGCAGGTGCCGGAAACCTACGTCGAGAAGAACTTCCGCGAGTGGAACGACCGGTCCCGCCGGAACCTCGGGATGGACACCCTCGACCTCGTCCAGCTGCACTGCCCGCCGACCGCCGTGTACTCGTCCGACGCCGTGTACGACGCGTTGGACCGCATGGTCGACGAGGGGCGGATCAAGGCTTACGGCGTCAGCGTCGAGACGTGCGACGAGGCCCTCACGGCGCTTTCGCGGCCGAATGTCGCTTCGGTGCAGATCATCCTGAACGCCCTGCGGCTCAAGCCGCTGGAGCGCGTGCTGCCGACGGCGGTGGAGACGGGCGCCGGGATCATCGCGCGGGTGCCGCTCGCGTCGGGTCTGCTGTCGGGGCGCTACACGGCCGCGACGACCTTCGGGGCCGACGACCACCGCAACTTCAACCGGCACGGTGAGGCGTTCGACGTCGGCGAGACCTTCTCGGGCGTGCCGTTCGAGGTCGGGCTGGAGGCCGTCGAACGGCTGCGCGGGCTCGTGCCGGAGGGGCAGACTTTCGCGCAGTTCGCGCTTCGGTGGATTCTCGACCAGCTCGGGGTTTCCGTGGTGATCCCTGGTGCGCGCAATGCGGAGCAGGCGCGGGGGAACACCGTTGCGGCCGGGCTCGCTCCGCTGCCGGAAGAATCGGCGGCCGGGGTGCGGGCCACGTATGACGAGCTGATCCGGCCGTTGGTGCACGACAAGTGGTGA
- a CDS encoding anti-sigma factor — protein MEDNAPLDREDAQLIEVRTAAIPHVVPTLRTIVADIAMRQDFDLDAVEDLRMAVDEACSMLLPSAADGKLTCVFSWIEGRIEVTVSVVADTPDHGDDTGLSWQLLTALATSARRTVTPAEGRYLSRVQLVRESEVARP, from the coding sequence GTGGAGGACAACGCCCCGCTCGATCGGGAGGACGCGCAGCTCATCGAGGTGCGGACGGCGGCCATCCCGCACGTGGTGCCCACGCTGCGCACGATCGTCGCGGACATCGCGATGCGCCAGGACTTCGACCTCGACGCGGTGGAAGACCTGCGGATGGCGGTGGACGAGGCGTGCTCGATGCTCCTGCCGTCCGCGGCCGACGGCAAGCTGACCTGTGTCTTCTCCTGGATCGAGGGGCGCATCGAGGTCACCGTGTCGGTGGTCGCCGACACCCCGGACCACGGCGACGACACCGGTCTGTCCTGGCAGCTGCTCACGGCGCTGGCCACATCGGCGCGACGCACAGTGACCCCGGCCGAGGGCCGGTACCTCTCCCGGGTTCAGCTCGTCCGGGAGAGTGAGGTGGCCCGCCCGTGA
- a CDS encoding nuclear transport factor 2 family protein, with product MSRTVSEISQLFVHSMQTLDPAPLADVFAAEAVYELPFQGHRAEGREAILATLGDGAVRARALGLDSVRVGVRELADGFVAELTVEGRNPHTGESYGFPSSVGLATVHNGEIVAYRDFPNTAAAHTMTGATTVFRQFLDASVDNRWDDLADLYAEDVVLEMPFTPAGVPRLTHGREELRRRFHAAGSARRMTKADNVVVHETTDPSVLVTEFDLHGELGGEAFVSSYVMVLTVRDGKISHTRDYTDTAAAAKRISAAAR from the coding sequence ATGAGCCGAACCGTGTCCGAAATCTCGCAGCTCTTCGTCCACAGCATGCAGACGCTCGACCCCGCGCCGCTCGCCGACGTCTTCGCCGCCGAAGCCGTGTACGAACTGCCCTTCCAGGGCCACCGCGCCGAAGGCCGCGAAGCGATCCTGGCGACGCTCGGCGACGGCGCCGTCCGCGCCCGCGCGCTCGGGCTGGACTCCGTGCGGGTCGGCGTCCGCGAGCTGGCCGACGGGTTCGTCGCCGAGCTCACCGTCGAGGGCCGCAACCCGCACACCGGGGAGAGCTACGGGTTCCCGTCCTCGGTCGGGCTGGCGACCGTCCACAATGGAGAGATCGTGGCGTACCGCGACTTCCCCAACACCGCGGCGGCCCACACCATGACCGGTGCCACGACGGTGTTCCGGCAGTTCCTGGACGCGTCCGTGGACAACCGCTGGGACGACCTCGCCGACCTCTACGCCGAGGACGTCGTGCTGGAAATGCCCTTCACCCCGGCCGGCGTGCCGCGCCTGACGCACGGGCGAGAGGAGCTGCGCCGCCGGTTCCACGCGGCCGGCTCAGCGCGCCGCATGACCAAGGCGGACAACGTCGTCGTGCACGAAACCACCGACCCGTCCGTGCTCGTCACGGAGTTCGACCTCCACGGCGAACTCGGCGGCGAAGCGTTCGTCTCGTCGTACGTGATGGTGCTGACCGTGCGCGACGGCAAGATCTCCCACACCCGCGACTACACCGACACCGCCGCGGCGGCGAAGCGGATCAGCGCCGCTGCGCGGTGA
- a CDS encoding ATP-binding protein, with protein MTMSKMPTRGTTTPATVRLALPDDVTAPAIARHAVRAALEELAVGDQWRDDVLLATSELVTNAFEHGERPDRLELRLSEGRLVVCVFDVGQAVPHLKEPSPEAARSRGLQLVHVLSQEWGYEPCPGGKYVWAAFAVGPVA; from the coding sequence ATGACGATGTCGAAGATGCCGACGCGAGGCACCACGACACCCGCCACCGTGCGCCTGGCGCTCCCGGACGACGTCACCGCGCCCGCGATCGCCCGCCACGCTGTCCGCGCCGCGCTCGAAGAGCTGGCTGTGGGCGACCAATGGCGGGATGACGTATTGCTGGCGACGTCCGAGCTGGTGACCAACGCGTTCGAGCACGGTGAGCGGCCGGATCGGCTGGAGCTGCGGCTCTCGGAGGGACGGCTGGTGGTCTGCGTCTTCGACGTCGGCCAAGCGGTGCCGCATCTCAAGGAGCCCTCGCCGGAGGCGGCGCGCAGCCGGGGGCTGCAGCTGGTCCACGTACTGTCGCAGGAGTGGGGTTACGAGCCGTGCCCGGGCGGGAAGTACGTCTGGGCAGCGTTCGCGGTGGGACCGGTCGCGTGA
- a CDS encoding metal-dependent hydrolase, with protein sequence MGRTHALTGWCAGLALAPAVGAGSVHQAVVFAATTAGFALLPDLDHPGASASRLLGWLTGALSWLLRRVSSAVYALTKGPRDEKVTGKHRHLSHTVLFAAGLGLATSAGTAAGGPWAVFGVVVFGLLLAEGALGDWLLPVSVGAILWWYFTAPPDHVAQLQQISGWLGIAVAAGCLVHCLGDSLTESGCPFLFPLPIAGETWYEIRPPKIFRLRTGKKVETRLVFPIFVVVGVLLVPGVWGWTTSTAERLFSPPAAQTATQ encoded by the coding sequence ATGGGGCGCACCCACGCCCTGACCGGCTGGTGCGCGGGGCTCGCCCTCGCGCCCGCGGTCGGCGCCGGTTCCGTGCACCAGGCGGTGGTTTTCGCCGCCACCACGGCCGGCTTCGCGTTGCTCCCCGACCTCGACCACCCCGGCGCCAGCGCGTCCCGTCTCCTCGGCTGGCTGACGGGCGCGCTCTCGTGGCTCCTGCGCCGCGTTTCGTCGGCCGTGTACGCCCTGACGAAGGGCCCCCGCGACGAGAAGGTGACGGGCAAGCACCGCCACCTGTCGCACACGGTGCTGTTCGCCGCGGGCCTCGGCTTGGCGACTTCGGCCGGCACCGCGGCCGGCGGTCCGTGGGCGGTGTTCGGCGTGGTGGTCTTCGGCCTGCTCCTCGCCGAGGGCGCCCTGGGCGACTGGCTGCTGCCGGTCAGCGTCGGCGCCATCCTGTGGTGGTACTTCACCGCGCCGCCCGACCACGTCGCCCAGCTGCAGCAGATCTCGGGCTGGCTCGGGATCGCCGTGGCGGCCGGGTGTTTGGTCCACTGCCTCGGCGACTCGCTGACCGAGTCGGGCTGCCCGTTCCTCTTCCCGCTGCCCATCGCGGGCGAGACCTGGTACGAGATCCGGCCACCGAAGATCTTCCGGCTGCGGACGGGCAAAAAGGTGGAGACGCGGTTGGTGTTCCCGATTTTCGTGGTCGTGGGGGTCCTCCTGGTGCCCGGCGTGTGGGGCTGGACGACTTCGACGGCGGAGCGGCTGTTCAGCCCTCCGGCCGCGCAGACCGCGACGCAGTGA
- a CDS encoding D-sedoheptulose-7-phosphate isomerase, translating to MVGSPSTSPGAVAALFERRVVPGGELGGQAEAVAQACHGMARRFHRGGKLVVFGNGGAGTDAQHVAVEFVHPVIVGKRALPAISLTADVATLTSVANRNGLQEIFAYQIEFLAEPQDIALGISSDGECANIRRGLEAARDLGMLTIALTGGTGPGTITADHVLHARSDDPRVVKEIHVTTYHVLWELVHVFFEQPGVLTPEVAS from the coding sequence ATGGTCGGCTCTCCGAGTACTTCTCCCGGTGCGGTGGCGGCGCTGTTCGAGCGCCGCGTCGTGCCGGGTGGAGAGCTGGGCGGGCAGGCGGAGGCGGTGGCCCAGGCGTGTCACGGGATGGCGCGGCGGTTCCACCGCGGCGGGAAGCTCGTGGTGTTCGGCAACGGGGGCGCGGGCACCGACGCGCAGCACGTGGCCGTGGAGTTCGTGCACCCCGTGATCGTGGGGAAGCGGGCGCTGCCGGCGATTTCGCTGACGGCCGACGTCGCCACGCTTACCAGCGTCGCGAACCGCAACGGGTTGCAAGAGATCTTCGCGTACCAGATCGAGTTCCTCGCCGAGCCGCAGGACATCGCGCTCGGCATCTCCTCCGATGGCGAGTGCGCCAACATCCGGCGCGGCCTCGAAGCCGCGCGTGACCTGGGGATGCTCACCATCGCGCTCACCGGTGGGACCGGCCCGGGCACCATCACCGCCGACCACGTGCTGCACGCGCGCTCCGACGACCCCCGCGTGGTCAAGGAAATCCACGTCACGACTTACCACGTTCTGTGGGAACTCGTGCACGTGTTCTTCGAACAACCCGGTGTTCTCACGCCGGAGGTGGCGTCGTGA
- a CDS encoding D-sedoheptulose-7-phosphate isomerase, producing MDSVGASGLEELYPFLYSGTSDLDAVLTQVRQSTVEKAREIVALRRQVLESDGERLAACARDLAQAFAGGGRLLAFGNGGSSTDAQDLASLFLSPDSPDGNARPLPAFGLTNDIAVVTALSNDIGFDVVFSRQVGAFGRRGDIAVGLSTSGNSANLLAAFDEAARRGLVTVGIAGYDGGKMAELSSIDHLFVVPSPSVHRIQEAQTTLYHALWELTLGALDDLEGEQP from the coding sequence ATGGATTCCGTGGGCGCGAGTGGTCTCGAGGAGCTGTACCCGTTTCTGTACTCGGGTACGAGTGACCTCGACGCGGTCCTGACCCAGGTCCGGCAGTCCACTGTGGAGAAAGCGCGCGAGATCGTCGCGCTGCGCCGCCAGGTTCTCGAATCCGACGGCGAGCGCCTCGCCGCGTGTGCGCGCGACCTCGCGCAGGCGTTCGCCGGCGGTGGCCGGCTGCTGGCCTTCGGCAATGGCGGCAGCTCCACCGACGCGCAGGACCTCGCGAGCCTGTTCCTCAGCCCCGACAGCCCGGACGGCAACGCCAGGCCCCTGCCCGCCTTCGGCCTCACCAACGACATCGCCGTGGTCACCGCCCTGTCCAACGACATCGGGTTCGACGTCGTGTTCTCCCGGCAGGTCGGCGCGTTCGGCCGCCGCGGCGACATCGCCGTGGGCCTGTCGACCAGCGGCAACTCGGCGAACCTGCTGGCCGCCTTCGACGAGGCCGCGCGCCGCGGCCTCGTCACCGTCGGCATCGCCGGGTACGACGGCGGCAAGATGGCCGAGCTCAGCAGCATCGACCACCTCTTCGTCGTGCCGTCGCCTTCCGTGCACCGCATCCAAGAAGCCCAGACGACCCTTTACCACGCACTGTGGGAACTCACCCTCGGTGCGCTCGACGACCTCGAGGGTGAACAGCCGTGA
- a CDS encoding HypC/HybG/HupF family hydrogenase formation chaperone → MCITCSDTAVEVTVIELLDLGFAVVDTGQGREEVSVALVAASVGDRILVHAGEAIARLEISE, encoded by the coding sequence GTGTGCATCACCTGTTCAGATACGGCGGTCGAGGTGACCGTCATCGAACTCCTGGACCTCGGGTTCGCAGTCGTGGACACCGGCCAGGGCAGGGAAGAAGTCAGCGTTGCGCTGGTGGCAGCCAGTGTCGGCGACCGAATCCTCGTCCACGCCGGCGAAGCCATCGCACGTCTGGAAATTTCCGAGTAG
- a CDS encoding TetR/AcrR family transcriptional regulator, which translates to MDKPLLRADARRNRARVLAAAEEAFAADGLAVPLDDIARLAGVGAGTVYRHFPSKEALFQAVVLERLEQFAAEARELVDAEDPGAAFYDYFARVIKQASLNRAICEALGATTGSAYKAEIGTEFRANLAALLQRAQAAGAVRRDLDGDDLRALIVGALAVERYSPGSHHLVRVLLDGLRTVTPAGP; encoded by the coding sequence GTGGACAAGCCACTGCTGCGCGCCGACGCGCGCCGCAACAGGGCCCGCGTGCTGGCTGCCGCCGAGGAGGCCTTCGCGGCCGACGGCCTGGCCGTGCCCCTCGACGACATCGCGCGGCTCGCGGGCGTCGGCGCGGGCACGGTTTATCGGCATTTCCCCAGCAAGGAGGCGCTTTTCCAGGCCGTGGTGCTGGAGCGCCTGGAGCAGTTCGCGGCCGAGGCCCGCGAGCTCGTCGACGCCGAAGACCCGGGCGCGGCCTTCTACGACTACTTCGCGCGCGTGATCAAGCAGGCCTCCCTCAACCGCGCGATCTGCGAAGCACTCGGCGCCACCACAGGCTCCGCGTACAAGGCGGAGATCGGCACGGAGTTCCGCGCGAACCTCGCCGCCCTGCTCCAGCGCGCGCAGGCGGCGGGGGCGGTTCGCCGCGATCTCGATGGCGACGACCTGCGTGCGCTGATCGTCGGCGCCCTCGCCGTCGAGCGGTACTCGCCTGGAAGCCACCATCTGGTCCGCGTGCTGCTGGACGGCCTGCGCACCGTCACCCCGGCAGGTCCCTGA
- a CDS encoding alpha/beta fold hydrolase has protein sequence MATFLLIHGGGGNGWDWHLVVDELRRRGHEAVAPDLPIRNPDAKLADFAATAMAAVAGKQDIVVVGHSYGGFTAPMAAARLENARLLVFLAGMVPAPGEAPGQWWGNVGFESPGEELTDTEIYLGDVPPELAAECLRRSRDQVSAEWDDPWPDAQLPDVPTRVLLCRDDKLFSPELQRRVARERLGIEADEIDGSHGVALSRPVELADRLERYFATL, from the coding sequence ATGGCGACCTTCCTCCTCATCCACGGCGGTGGCGGCAACGGCTGGGACTGGCACCTCGTCGTCGACGAGCTGCGCCGGCGGGGTCACGAAGCCGTGGCGCCGGACCTGCCGATCAGGAACCCCGACGCGAAGCTGGCGGACTTCGCGGCCACGGCCATGGCGGCGGTGGCGGGAAAGCAGGACATCGTTGTCGTGGGGCATTCCTATGGCGGATTCACCGCGCCGATGGCAGCGGCGCGGCTGGAAAACGCGCGGCTGCTCGTTTTTCTCGCCGGCATGGTGCCCGCGCCCGGTGAGGCGCCGGGGCAATGGTGGGGCAACGTCGGATTCGAAAGCCCCGGCGAAGAGCTCACCGACACGGAGATCTACCTCGGCGACGTCCCACCGGAGCTCGCCGCCGAATGCCTGCGCCGCAGCCGCGATCAGGTCAGCGCGGAGTGGGACGACCCGTGGCCAGACGCGCAGCTGCCCGACGTCCCCACGCGCGTCCTGCTCTGCCGCGACGACAAGTTGTTCTCGCCTGAGCTCCAGCGGCGCGTCGCGCGCGAGCGGCTGGGGATCGAGGCCGACGAGATCGACGGGTCCCACGGTGTGGCGTTGAGCCGTCCGGTTGAGCTGGCCGACCGGCTCGAGCGGTATTTCGCCACGCTCTGA
- a CDS encoding STAS domain-containing protein yields MPAADQNATPPGFGITLDTKAAEPRVVVNGELDLLTSPQLQEALAGLIADKSSQRVVADLTGVTFFDSSALNVVLHAQRQAREQDVELAVVPSSAVSRVIELTGVAEHLSVSEEPPA; encoded by the coding sequence ATGCCCGCAGCCGACCAGAACGCCACCCCTCCCGGGTTCGGCATCACGCTGGACACCAAGGCCGCCGAGCCGCGGGTGGTGGTCAACGGTGAGCTCGACCTGCTCACCAGCCCGCAGCTGCAGGAAGCCCTTGCCGGGTTGATCGCGGACAAGAGCTCGCAGCGCGTGGTGGCCGACCTGACCGGGGTGACCTTCTTCGACTCCTCGGCGTTGAACGTGGTCCTGCACGCCCAGCGGCAGGCCCGTGAGCAGGACGTCGAGCTCGCGGTGGTCCCCAGCTCGGCCGTGAGCCGCGTCATCGAGCTCACGGGAGTGGCCGAACACCTGAGCGTGTCGGAGGAGCCGCCCGCCTGA